The Nitrososphaerota archaeon region ACCATAGATCTTTACCGTTCTGCCTACGACTTCCGCCTTAACCATCTCCTCTGGTCCTGGGACTTCTGCGACTATTGTTATGCTCTCTTTTTCATCTATTATGTCGTAGAACCATTTTTTATGCTTAGCGACACTTGGTGTCATCTCTTTCTTGGCTGCTGTGTAGAGCTCCTTTAGCCAGTAGATGACAAGCGCTATAGCTAATCCTGCAAGTATGAAACCAATCATGCCCCTCTGTAGCCTAATGGTGGCGAGGAGAACTAGGGCGATAGCAACTAGGGCTAGGGTTATAGTAGATAGTTTAAGAGCCTCATCTCTGTACCCTTCTCCCCTTCTTACGCTCATCTGCGGCTAACCTCCCCCGCTTCTTTCAACGATCATCCTCCACATCTCTAGGAAGGCCTCTAGGCTCCTACCGGCCTCCTCATATCTACCCTTGGACCAAGCTTCTAAATAAGATTGTAGGAGCTTATTAGCTTGCTGGATGAGATCTTGTAGAGTCAGCTCAGATGGTGGTGCTGTGGTTGTCGTAACATTTGCTACCCTAGTTAAGAAGCTCCGGTAGGCTTCGTAAACATTGCTTCCTAACCCCACATAGTATTCTCCTGTAAACGCCGCACCTATGGCTGCGACTACACCCAGCTCAGTAACAACCCCGCCCACCCCTGCTGTTTAGACTGGTATCATGT contains the following coding sequences:
- a CDS encoding Hsp20 family protein, whose protein sequence is MSVRRGEGYRDEALKLSTITLALVAIALVLLATIRLQRGMIGFILAGLAIALVIYWLKELYTAAKKEMTPSVAKHKKWFYDIIDEKESITIVAEVPGPEEMVKAEVVGRTVKIYGGQEFAKEVKLPKDCELVESSYTNGVLSVKLRKKPNTKASEPKSS